The following proteins are co-located in the Paludibaculum fermentans genome:
- the hpnI gene encoding bacteriohopanetetrol glucosamine biosynthesis glycosyltransferase HpnI, with the protein MSWIPTILLGCLLAGSWVFCVLTVIAAVRYRRVRPPALLSCEPISILKPLHGLDEGLEENLRTFFSQDYPDYEILFAAREASDPALALVERLRLDYPDIPVRVFVTGEPPYPNAKVFSLQLMMAEAAHDLLVMSDSDIRVSPLMLRTLAAEFQDPNLGVATCPYRAVPGGSLWSVLEAIGMNTEFWGGAITARMVEGGVKFAVGPTIAARRSVIQAVGGWERLSQYLAEDFVLGQFAAAAGYGVILSSFVIEHRIGTQELRANFAHRLRWNRSTRRSRPAGYVGQVFTNPLPIALLLLLLYPESWPAAVLTCLLRAAAAFIVSEGVLRDPLCRTWWPLIFWQDLLSSVFWVAGFFGNTILWRNRRYRLLPDGRFELIGYPATDPSRR; encoded by the coding sequence ATGTCCTGGATACCCACGATCCTCCTCGGCTGTTTGCTGGCGGGGTCGTGGGTTTTCTGCGTACTGACCGTCATTGCCGCCGTCCGGTACCGCCGGGTGCGCCCACCCGCACTCCTCAGCTGCGAACCGATCTCCATCCTCAAACCGCTGCACGGCCTCGACGAGGGGCTGGAGGAGAACCTGCGCACCTTCTTCTCGCAGGATTATCCCGACTACGAAATACTCTTTGCGGCACGCGAGGCGTCCGATCCGGCCCTGGCCCTGGTGGAGCGGCTACGGTTGGATTACCCGGATATCCCGGTGCGCGTGTTCGTCACCGGCGAACCACCTTACCCCAATGCGAAGGTCTTCAGCCTCCAGTTGATGATGGCCGAGGCCGCGCATGACCTGCTGGTGATGAGCGACAGTGACATCCGCGTCTCGCCGTTGATGCTGCGCACGCTGGCCGCGGAGTTCCAGGATCCGAACCTCGGTGTCGCAACCTGCCCCTACCGGGCCGTACCCGGCGGAAGCTTGTGGTCGGTGCTGGAAGCGATCGGCATGAACACCGAGTTTTGGGGTGGGGCCATCACCGCGCGCATGGTGGAAGGCGGCGTGAAGTTCGCTGTCGGCCCGACGATCGCAGCGCGCCGCTCGGTAATTCAAGCTGTCGGCGGGTGGGAGCGCCTGAGCCAATATCTGGCGGAAGACTTCGTCCTTGGGCAGTTCGCAGCCGCGGCCGGGTATGGCGTAATTCTCTCTTCCTTCGTGATCGAGCACCGCATCGGCACCCAGGAACTGCGCGCCAACTTCGCGCACAGGTTGCGCTGGAACCGGTCGACGCGGAGGTCGCGGCCGGCCGGCTATGTGGGCCAGGTCTTCACCAACCCGCTGCCGATCGCCCTGCTCCTCCTGCTGCTATACCCGGAAAGCTGGCCCGCGGCGGTGCTCACCTGCCTATTGCGCGCTGCAGCCGCGTTCATCGTGTCTGAAGGTGTTTTGAGGGATCCGCTATGCCGAACCTGGTGGCCCCTTATCTTCTGGCAGGACCTGCTGAGCAGCGTGTTCTGGGTCGCCGGCTTCTTCGGCAACACCATCCTCTGGCGCAACCGGCGGTATCGTTTGCTGCCCGACGGGCGGTTCGAACTAATCGGCTATCCTGCGACGGACCCCTCTCGACGCTAA
- a CDS encoding ATP-binding protein, with product MSRETRIQTEDPLQEEVGNSSFSLARVFEAPRRTIVVWTLAISLFIILLDGWIDTNVSIGILYLIPMLLVSFILSRFQILCLALVYSLLKEHLSPFGWELESIARIGYAFIGFAGAGLFANEVVRSRRMALQYSRELQEQIQRRKEAENQMLTLIESSPAAIITLDAEGRVDLANQAAHELLVVPMGSLYGERIRKYLPVMADLLQATDGDLPYRTATNARGRRANGESFLACVWFATYPTRAGKRLAAIITDASDDLRDWQETSLQNLLRSTRVLVGSVSHEIRNVCAAISVVHANLGRIPGVDKSEDYTALGTLAQGLARLATVELHSAGDQELSTSSLETLLEEFRIVVEPTLDAEEIELELEIPENLPPVVGDHHGLLQVFLNLSRNSVRAMEHSDQRRMRIDVQVSGHTVEVRFRDSGPGVKNPDRLFQAFQQGADAVGLGLFVSRAIVRANEGELYHEPSESGCTMCVRLKPHLTPDQAGDLQNTEITA from the coding sequence ATGAGCAGGGAAACCCGGATTCAGACTGAAGATCCGCTGCAGGAGGAGGTAGGAAACTCCTCATTCAGCCTCGCGCGCGTCTTTGAAGCGCCGAGGCGGACGATTGTCGTCTGGACTCTGGCCATTTCGCTGTTCATCATCCTGCTGGACGGCTGGATCGACACCAACGTTTCCATCGGCATCCTGTACCTGATTCCGATGCTGCTGGTGTCGTTTATCCTCAGCCGGTTTCAGATTCTGTGCCTGGCCTTGGTCTACTCCCTGCTGAAGGAGCACTTGTCTCCATTCGGCTGGGAATTGGAATCCATCGCGCGCATCGGGTACGCCTTCATCGGCTTCGCCGGGGCCGGGTTGTTCGCCAATGAAGTGGTGCGGAGCAGGCGCATGGCCCTGCAGTACTCCCGCGAACTGCAGGAGCAGATCCAGCGCCGCAAGGAAGCCGAAAACCAGATGCTGACGCTGATCGAGTCGAGTCCGGCTGCGATCATCACGCTGGATGCGGAAGGCCGCGTCGACCTGGCCAACCAGGCGGCCCATGAGCTGCTGGTGGTCCCGATGGGCTCGCTCTACGGCGAACGTATCCGCAAGTACCTGCCAGTGATGGCGGACCTGCTGCAGGCGACGGACGGCGACCTGCCTTACCGGACGGCCACCAATGCGCGGGGACGGCGCGCGAACGGCGAATCGTTCCTGGCCTGCGTGTGGTTCGCCACTTACCCGACACGGGCCGGCAAGCGGCTGGCCGCGATTATTACGGACGCCTCGGACGATCTCCGCGACTGGCAGGAGACCAGCCTTCAGAACCTGCTGCGCAGCACCCGTGTCCTGGTAGGCTCCGTCTCGCACGAAATCCGCAACGTTTGCGCCGCGATTTCCGTCGTGCACGCCAATCTGGGACGCATTCCCGGCGTCGACAAAAGCGAGGATTACACGGCCCTGGGCACGCTGGCCCAGGGTCTGGCCCGCCTGGCGACTGTGGAATTGCACTCCGCCGGCGACCAGGAGTTGAGCACCTCCAGCCTGGAGACCCTGCTCGAGGAGTTTCGCATCGTCGTCGAACCCACCCTGGACGCTGAGGAGATTGAACTGGAACTGGAAATCCCGGAGAACCTCCCTCCGGTGGTGGGCGACCATCATGGACTGCTGCAGGTCTTTCTCAACCTCTCGCGCAACAGCGTGCGGGCGATGGAACACTCAGACCAGCGCCGGATGAGGATCGACGTCCAGGTGAGCGGGCACACGGTGGAAGTCCGATTCAGGGATTCCGGACCGGGCGTCAAAAATCCAGACAGATTATTTCAGGCCTTCCAGCAAGGTGCGGACGCAGTGGGCCTGGGACTCTTCGTTTCGCGGGCCATTGTCCGGGCCAACGAGGGAGAGTTGTACCATGAACCATCCGAGTCGGGTTGCACCATGTGTGTGCGTTTGAAACCGCACCTCACACCTGACCAGGCTGGTGACTTGCAGAACACGGAGATCACGGCATGA
- a CDS encoding RNA polymerase sigma factor: protein MEGEPTQSAVVSDAISAEQPLVDRARRGDAAAFGELISKYERRVYRMARQITQNDEDAEDVLQETFLKAFEHLDSFQGQSKFYTWLTRIAVNESLMKLRKRKSDRTVSLDENIETEEEPIVREIAVWDDTPEQKYSQEEMREILDKAIDSLKPIFRTVFILRDVEELSTEETAEVLGLSIAAVKSRLLRARLQLREKLTRIFKRKGDQILGYAK, encoded by the coding sequence ATGGAAGGCGAACCTACCCAGTCCGCTGTAGTAAGTGATGCCATATCCGCCGAACAGCCCTTGGTGGATCGGGCTCGACGCGGCGATGCCGCGGCATTCGGCGAGCTGATTTCGAAATACGAACGGCGCGTCTACCGCATGGCGCGGCAGATTACCCAGAACGATGAGGACGCAGAAGATGTCCTCCAGGAGACGTTTCTCAAGGCCTTCGAGCATCTCGATTCCTTCCAGGGTCAGTCCAAATTCTATACCTGGTTGACCAGAATCGCGGTGAACGAGAGCTTGATGAAGCTCAGAAAGCGCAAAAGTGATCGAACCGTTTCGCTCGATGAAAACATCGAAACGGAAGAGGAACCGATCGTGCGCGAGATCGCGGTTTGGGATGACACTCCCGAGCAGAAATACAGCCAGGAAGAGATGCGCGAAATCCTGGACAAAGCAATCGACAGCCTCAAACCGATCTTCCGGACGGTTTTTATTCTTCGCGACGTCGAAGAACTCAGCACGGAGGAGACCGCTGAAGTACTCGGTCTATCAATAGCAGCTGTGAAAAGCCGCTTGCTGCGCGCGCGCCTGCAGTTGCGCGAGAAACTCACCCGGATTTTCAAACGCAAAGGGGATCAGATCCTTGGCTACGCAAAATGA
- the thrS gene encoding threonine--tRNA ligase, with translation MSSTITITLPDGSQKAVPQGTTPLDVARSIGQRLADDAVVARVDGTLWDLTRPLEGDTTLEILTSKNEEALEVYRHSTAHLLAAAVLELYPETKLGIGPPIKDGFYYDFDRPSPFTPDDLEKIEAKMREIRDRGLPYERQLVPKAEGLAKYKELGEPMKCELIEERAGDIFSEYTLGPQFIDFCRGPHVPTTKRIKAFKLLSIAGAYWKGDEKRQQLQRIYGTAWFSQKDLDDHLHKLEEAKKRDHRLLGKQLDLISIQELAGPGLIFFHPKGALVRKLLEDWMRDQYLKRGYSIVNTPHVMREQLWATSGHLGHYVDNMYAAMELDDARYRLKPMNCPGHILIYRDRQRSYRDLPIRLGELGTVYRYERSGTLHGLFRVRGFTQDDAHIFCRPDQIEDEIVNCLEFAFDVLKTYGFDRYQAEISTWDGGASGKYVGTPDQWALAENALKVAVERVGLKASVIPDEAAFYGPKIDVKLLDALDRPWQLSTVQFDFTLPERFELEYVGEDGGKHQPLMVHRALYGSVERFFGILLEHYAGAFPIWLSPVQVVVLPIADRHAEYAKQVEAKLQAAGLRVEVDARSEKVNYKIREAQLQKIPFMLVVGDREAADGKVAVRTRKGGDLGAKLVDEVVAEIAQLVESKAVTE, from the coding sequence ATGAGCAGCACCATTACGATCACGTTGCCGGATGGCAGCCAAAAGGCGGTGCCCCAGGGCACGACGCCGTTGGATGTGGCGCGTTCGATCGGCCAGCGTTTGGCCGACGACGCGGTGGTGGCTCGCGTGGACGGGACCCTCTGGGACCTGACGCGGCCACTCGAAGGAGACACTACCCTCGAGATTCTCACTTCGAAGAACGAAGAAGCCCTCGAGGTCTACCGCCACTCCACTGCCCACCTGCTGGCCGCGGCGGTTCTGGAACTGTACCCCGAGACCAAGCTTGGCATCGGACCGCCCATCAAGGACGGCTTCTACTACGACTTCGACCGGCCTTCGCCCTTCACTCCAGACGATCTGGAAAAGATCGAGGCGAAGATGCGGGAGATCCGCGATCGCGGCCTGCCGTACGAACGCCAGCTTGTCCCTAAGGCCGAAGGCCTGGCCAAGTACAAGGAACTCGGCGAGCCGATGAAGTGTGAGCTGATCGAGGAACGCGCCGGGGACATCTTCAGCGAGTACACCCTGGGTCCGCAGTTCATCGACTTCTGCCGCGGCCCGCACGTCCCCACCACCAAGCGCATTAAGGCCTTTAAACTTTTGTCGATCGCCGGTGCCTATTGGAAGGGCGACGAGAAGCGGCAGCAGCTCCAGCGCATCTACGGCACGGCCTGGTTCTCCCAGAAGGATCTGGACGACCACCTGCACAAGCTGGAAGAGGCGAAGAAGCGCGACCACCGCCTGCTGGGCAAGCAGCTCGACCTCATCTCCATCCAGGAACTGGCCGGCCCCGGCCTGATCTTCTTCCACCCCAAGGGCGCACTCGTGCGCAAGCTGCTGGAAGACTGGATGCGCGACCAATACTTGAAGCGCGGCTACTCCATCGTCAACACGCCGCACGTCATGCGCGAACAGCTCTGGGCCACGTCGGGCCACCTCGGGCACTACGTGGACAACATGTACGCGGCCATGGAGCTGGACGACGCCCGTTACCGGCTGAAGCCGATGAACTGCCCGGGCCACATCCTCATCTACCGCGACCGGCAGCGCAGCTACCGCGACCTGCCTATCCGGCTGGGTGAACTGGGCACGGTGTACCGCTACGAACGCTCGGGCACGCTGCACGGCCTGTTCCGTGTACGCGGCTTCACGCAGGACGATGCCCACATCTTCTGCCGGCCCGACCAGATCGAAGACGAGATCGTGAACTGCCTGGAATTCGCCTTCGACGTGCTGAAGACCTACGGGTTCGACCGCTACCAGGCGGAGATCTCCACCTGGGATGGAGGCGCCAGCGGAAAGTACGTCGGCACCCCGGACCAGTGGGCATTGGCGGAGAACGCCCTGAAGGTCGCCGTGGAACGCGTGGGCCTGAAGGCCAGCGTGATTCCCGACGAAGCGGCATTCTATGGCCCGAAGATCGACGTGAAGCTTCTGGACGCGCTCGACCGGCCCTGGCAGCTTTCCACCGTACAGTTCGACTTCACGCTGCCAGAGCGGTTTGAGCTCGAATATGTCGGCGAAGACGGCGGCAAGCACCAGCCGCTGATGGTGCATCGCGCCCTCTATGGCAGCGTCGAGCGGTTCTTCGGCATCCTGCTGGAGCACTATGCCGGCGCCTTCCCCATCTGGCTGTCGCCGGTGCAGGTGGTTGTCCTGCCCATCGCCGACCGCCACGCCGAATATGCGAAACAGGTGGAAGCCAAACTCCAGGCCGCCGGCCTGCGAGTGGAAGTGGACGCGCGCAGCGAGAAGGTGAACTACAAGATCCGCGAAGCCCAACTTCAGAAGATCCCGTTCATGCTCGTCGTGGGCGATCGCGAAGCCGCCGACGGCAAGGTGGCTGTGCGCACCCGCAAGGGTGGCGACCTCGGCGCCAAGCTGGTGGATGAAGTGGTGGCCGAGATCGCTCAGCTTGTAGAGTCGAAGGCCGTGACAGAGTAG